From one Triticum aestivum cultivar Chinese Spring chromosome 4B, IWGSC CS RefSeq v2.1, whole genome shotgun sequence genomic stretch:
- the LOC123094967 gene encoding 17.9 kDa class I heat shock protein: MSLIPRGNAFDPFSLDLWNPFDGFPFGSGSSGGGGSLFPSFPRISSETAAFAGARIDWKETPEAHVFKADVPGLKKEEVEDGNVLQISGERNKEKEEKTDTWHRVERSSGKFLRRFRLPEDAKVEQIKAAMENGVLTVTVAKEEAKKPEVKSILISG; this comes from the coding sequence ATGTCGCTGATTCCCCGCGGCAACGCCTTCGACCCCTTCTCCCTCGACCTCTGGAACCCCTTCGACGGCTTCCCCTTCggctccggcagcagcggcggcggcggcagcctcttCCCCTCGTTCCCGCGCATCAGCTCCGAGACCGCGGCCTTCGCCGGCGCGCGGATCGACTGGAAGGAGACGCCCGAGGCGCACGTGTTCAAGGCGGACGTGCCGGGGCTGAAGAAGGAGGAAGTGGAGGACGGCAACGTGCTCCAGATCAGCGGCGAGCGCAACAAAGAGAAGGAGGAGAAGACCGACACGTGGCACAGGGTGGAGCGCAGCAGCGGCAAGTTCCTGCGCAGGTTCAGGCTCCCGGAGGACGCCAAGGTGGAGCAGATCAAGGCGGCCATGGAGAACGGCGTGCTCACCGTCACCGTGGCCAAGGAGGAGGCCAAGAAGCCCGAGGTCAAGTCCATCCTGATCTCCGGATAG